A genome region from Arachis duranensis cultivar V14167 chromosome 8, aradu.V14167.gnm2.J7QH, whole genome shotgun sequence includes the following:
- the LOC107460484 gene encoding E3 ubiquitin-protein ligase SINAT5 translates to MDLESIECVSSSDGMDEDEIHPHHHSEFPSTKPRNGGANNNNSVGPNAITPATSVHELLECPVCTNSMYPPIHQCHNGHTLCSTCKTRVHNRCPTCRQELGDIRCLALEKVAESLELPCKYYSLGCPEISPYYSKLKHETVCNFRPYSCPYAGSECSVVGDIPFLVAHLRDDHKVDMHTGCTFNHRYVKSNPREVENATWMLTVFHCFGQYFCLHFEAFQLGMAPVYMAFLRFMGDENEARNYSYSLEVGANGRKLIWEGTPRSVRDSHRKVRDSHDGLIIQRNMALFFSGGDRKELKLRVTGRIWKEQQNPDGGVCIPNLCS, encoded by the exons ATGGACTTGGAAAGCATCGAGTGTGTGTCATCCTCGGATGGCATGGACGAGGATGAGATCCACCCTCACCATCATTCTGAGTTTCCTTCCACAAAACCACGCAATGGAGGAGCCAATAACAACAATTCTGTGGGTCCCAATGCCATAACTCCTGCAACCAGCGTCCATGAGTTGCTGGAATGCCCTGTATGTACAAATTCAATGTACCCCCCAATTCATCAG TGCCACAATGGGCACACGCTGTGTTCCACATGTAAAACAAGGGTACACAACCGGTGCCCCACTTGTAGACAAGAGCTTGGAGATATCAGGTGCCTAGCCTTGGAGAAGGTGGCTGAATCACTTGAGTTACCATGCAAGTACTATTCCCTTGGATGTCCAGAAATATCTCCATACTACAGCAAGCTTAAGCATGAGACTGTATGCAATTTTAGGCCATACAGTTGTCCTTATGCTGGATCAGAGTGTTCTGTTGTTGGGGATATTCCCTTCCTCGTCGCTCATTTGAGGGACGATCATAAGGTGGACATGCACACAGGATGCACATTCAACCATAGATATGTGAAATCAAATCCCAGGGAAGTAGAGAACGCAACCTGGATGCTCACA GTATTTCATTGTTTTGGTCAGTACTTCTGCCTCCACTTTGAAGCTTTCCAGCTTGGGATGGCTCCTGTGTACATGGCATTCCTTCGTTTTATGGGTGATGAGAATGAGGCTCGGAACTATAGCTATAGCCTAGAGGTTGGGGCCAATGGCAGGAAACTCATCTGGGAGGGTACGCCTAGAAGTGTTCGGGATAGCCACCGGAAAGTTAGGGATAGTCATGATGGCCTCATTATTCAACGAAACATGGCCCTATTTTTCTCTGGTGGGGATAGGAAGGAGCTGAAGCTCAGAGTCACTGGAAGAATATGGAAGGAACAACAGAATCCAGATGGTGGAGTTTGCATACCAAATCTTTGTAGCTGA
- the LOC107460485 gene encoding pentatricopeptide repeat-containing protein At3g49240, mitochondrial has protein sequence MALSKATFFTHLRAAVIQHKHRRPPSSTVSLRLLSFSSPEEAAAERRRRKRQLRIEPPLSALNRSQQQQQQQTQKSQSPPYYLNPNNPKLPEHVSALNGNRLNLHNKILTLIRENDLDEAALYTRHSIYSNCRPTIFTINAVLTALLRQSRYSDLLSLHRFITQAGVIPNIITHNLVFQTYLDCRKPDTALEHYKQFLNDAPMNPSPTTYRILIKGLVDNGKLERALEIKEEMDSKGLATDPLVYHYLMLGHARNSDSDGVIRLYEDLKEKLGGVVEDGVVFGCLMKGYFLKGMEKEAMESFVEAVGEGSKKKMSAIAFNSVLDALNKNGKFDEALKLFDRMRSEHNPPWRLAVNLGSFNVMVDGYCAQGRFKEAIEVFGKMGEYRCSPDTLSYNNLIEQLCNNGMLVEAEEVYGEMEGKGVNPDEFTYGLLMDTCFKESRPDDAAGYFRKMVDSGLRPNLAVYNRLVDGLVKIGKIDEAKSFFDLMVKKLKMDVASYQFIMKVLSDEGRLDEVLQIVDTLLDDNGVDFDEEFQEFVKGLLRKEGREEELTKLMEEKERQKAEAKAKEIEAAEAAKRSARAAVASLLPSKLFGNKDADSEAKERNDANASEPELAERITETEGSVDGETKNEVTA, from the coding sequence ATGGCTCTCTCCAAGGCCACGTTTTTTACCCACCTTAGAGCCGCCGTGATACAGCACAAGCACCGCCGTCCTCCATCCTCCACGGTATCCCTCCGCCTTCTCTCATTCTCCTCCCCAGAAGAAGCCGCCGCCGAGCGCCGCCGACGCAAGCGCCAGCTCCGCATAGAGCCCCCTCTCTCCGCCCTCAACCGTTcccaacagcaacaacaacaacaaactcAGAAATCGCAATCCCCTCCGTACTACCTGAACCCTAACAATCCCAAACTACCCGAACACGTGTCAGCACTAAACGGCAACCGTCTCAACCTTCATAACAAAATCTTAACCCTAATTCGCGAGAACGATCTCGACGAGGCGGCGCTCTACACGCGCCACTCCATTTATTCCAACTGCCGCCCAACGATTTTCACCATCAACGCCGTTCTCACCGCCCTCCTCCGCCAGTCACGCTACTCCGACCTCCTCTCTCTCCACCGCTTTATCACCCAGGCCGGCGTCATTCCAAACATCATCACGCACAACCTTGTATTCCAGACCTACCTTGATTGCCGGAAGCCTGATACTGCATTGGAGCATTACAAGCAGTTCCTCAACGATGCACCGATGAACCCTTCCCCAACGACGTACCGGATTCTGATCAAGGGTTTGGTGGATAATGGGAAGCTTGAGCGTGCCTTGGAGATCAAGGAAGAAATGGATTCTAAGGGTCTTGCAACTGACCCTCTCGTTTATCACTATTTGATGCTTGGTCATGCTAGGAATTCGGATTCGGATGGCGTGATTAGGTTGTATGAGGATTTAAAGGAGAAATTGGGCGGGGTTGTTGAGGACGGTGTCGTGTTTGGGTGCTTGATGAAAGGGTATTTCTTGAAGGGGATGGAGAAGGAGGCCATGGAGAGTTTTGTGGAGGCTGTTGGGGAAGGTTCTAAGAAGAAGATGAGTGCTATCGCTTTTAATTCTGTGCTGGATGCCTTGAACAAGAATGGGAAGTTCGACGAGGCATTGAAGCTGTTTGATAGGATGAGGAGCGAACACAATCCACCATGGAGGCTGGCTGTGAATTTGGGGAGCTTTAATGTGATGGTGGATGGGTATTGTGCTCAAGGAAGGTTTAAGGAGGCCATTGAAGTTTTTGGGAAGATGGGGGAGTATAGGTGCAGCCCTGATACACTGTCGTATAACAATTTGATTGAGCAGTTGTGTAACAATGGGATGCTTGTGGAAGCTGAGGAGGTTTATGGGGAAATGGAGGGGAAGGGAGTGAACCCTGATGAGTTCACTTATGGCTTGTTGATGGATACCTGCTTCAAAGAGAGTAGGCCTGATGATGCTGCTGGGTACTTTAGGAAGATGGTGGATTCAGGGCTCAGGCCTAACTTGGCCGTTTACAATAGGTTGGTTGATGGCTTGGTGAAAATCGGGAAGATCGACGAGGCAAAGTCTTTCTTTGACTTAATGGTGAAGAAGCTCAAGATGGATGTTGCTAGCTATCAGTTCATTATGAAGGTGCTAAGTGATGAGGGAAGGTTGGATGAGGTGCTTCAGATTGTTGATACGTTGTTGGACGACAATGGGGTTGATTTCGACGAGGAGTTTCAGGAGTTTGTTAAGGGGTTGTTGAGGAAGGAAGGCAGAGAAGAGGAGTTAACGAAACTGATGGAGGAGAAGGAGCGGCAGAAAGCCGAAGCAAAGGCTAAGGAGATTGAAGCAGCTGAGGCTGCAAAAAGAAGTGCTAGAGCTGCAGTTGCTTCATTGCTTCCTTCCAAGTTGTTTGGGAATAAGGAtgctgattcagaggctaaagaGCGCAATGATGCAAATGCTTCTGAGCCAGAGTTGGCAGAGAGAATAACTGAAACTGAGGGTTCAGTTGACGGAGAGACTAAAAATGAGGTAACCGCTTGA